A single region of the Populus nigra chromosome 2, ddPopNigr1.1, whole genome shotgun sequence genome encodes:
- the LOC133683129 gene encoding disease resistance protein Pik-1-like, with protein sequence MTMKQKIVIKVTVNGPKSRSKALQIAVGFSGVESAGLGGQDKSQIEVGGDGVDAVELTNCLRKKVGYAEIVSVAAVGEKKEEKKPEAAGQPVLWSMYGGGVPQTYIHPIHPPNYYQDPSCSIM encoded by the exons ATGACCATGAAG CAAAAGATAGTGATCAAGGTGACGGTGAACGGACCGAAGTCCCGCTCCAAAGCCTTGCAGATTGCAGTTGGGTTTTCAG GTGTTGAATCTGCTGGATTAGGAGGGCAAGATAAGAGCCAGATAGAGGTGGGAGGCGATGGAGTTGATGCGGTAGAACTTACAAATTGTCTGAGAAAGAAAGTAGGCTACGCAGAGATAGTAAGTGTAGCAGCTGtgggagaaaagaaagaagagaagaaaccgGAGGCAGCAGGGCAGCCTGTTCTTTGGTCCATGTACGGTGGAGGCGTGCCTCAGACCTATATCCATCCGATTCACCCCCCCAACTATTATCAGGACCCTTCGTGCTCCATCATGTAA
- the LOC133682188 gene encoding heavy metal-associated isoprenylated plant protein 16-like, with product MKQKIVIKVTVNGPKSRSKSLQIAVGFSGVESAGLGGQDKSQIEVVGDGVDAVELTNCLRKKIGYAEIVSVAAVGEKKEEKKPEAVVQPVIWSMYGGGVPQTYIHPIHTPNYHQDPSCSIM from the exons ATGAAG CAAAAGATAGTGATCAAGGTGACGGTGAACGGACCGAAGTCCCGCTCCAaatccttgcagattgcagttGGGTTTTCAG GTGTTGAATCTGCTGGTTTAGGAGGGCAAGATAAGAGCCAGATAGAGGTGGTAGGCGATGGAGTTGATGCAGTAGAACTTACAAATTGTCTGAGAAAGAAAATAGGCTACGCAGAGATAGTAAGTGTAGCAGCTGtgggagaaaagaaagaagagaagaaaccgGAGGCAGTAGTGCAGCCGGTTATTTGGTCCATGTATGGTGGAGGCGTGCCTCAGACCTATATCCATCCGATTCACACCCCCAACTATCATCAGGACCCTTCTTGCTCCATCATGTAA